One Salmo salar chromosome ssa01, Ssal_v3.1, whole genome shotgun sequence DNA window includes the following coding sequences:
- the LOC106606907 gene encoding oocyte zinc finger protein XlCOF6.1 translates to MASVKESSQTLRLNIITKDIEEEVKIWECDDYAEESPEMASVKMADSTQTLGLNVTFKEEEKDDFGESDHGETPKSSDQVETFPASVKQHRKVSKAKRSHHCPHCEKSFPFLSYLERHVRKHSGEKPYSCSDCGMSFSQLSGLNVHQRTHTGEKPHHCPHCEESFPFPSYLERHLRKHSGEKPYSCSVCGMSFSQRSGLNVHQRSHTGEKPHHCPHCEESFPFPSYLERHLRKHSGEKPYSCSDCGMSFSQLSGLNVHQRTHTGEKPHRCPHCEESFPFPSYLERHLRKHSGEKPYSCSVCGMSFSQLSGLNVHQRTHTGEKPHRCPHCEKSFPFPSYLEIHLRKHSGEKPYSCSDCGKCFTTSSHLTSHRITHTGEKPYSCSDCGKSFPFPSYLERHLRKHSGEKPYCCSDCGKCFTTSRNLTLHQSAHRGEALLMI, encoded by the exons atggcatcagtgaaaGAAAGCAGTCAAACACTCCGGCTGAATATCATCACAAAAGATATAGAAGAGGAAGTGAAGATTTGGGAATGCGATGATTACGCAG AAGAGAGTCCAGAGATGGCGTCAGTGAAGATGGCAGACAGCACTCAAACACTGGGGCTGAATGTCACCTTTAAAGAAGAGGAGAAGGATGACTTTGGGGAATCTGATCATG GAGAGACCCCTAAATCCTCTGACCAAGTTGAGACATTTCCTGCTTCAGTCAAGCAACATCGGAAGGTGAGCAAagctaagaggtctcaccactgTCCTCACTGTGAGAAGAGTTTCCCGTTCCTTTCATATCTTGAAAGACACGTGCGTAAACattctggagagaagccttattcctgctctgactgtgggatgaGTTTCTCTCAACTGAGTGGCTTGAATGtgcaccagcgaacacacactggagagaagcctcacCACTGTCCTCACTGTGAGGAGAGTTTCCCATTCCCATCATATCTTGAAAGACACCTACGTAAACattctggagagaagccttattccTGCTCTGTCTGTGGGATGAGTTTCTCTCAACGCAGTGGCTTGAATGTGCACCAGCGatcacacactggagagaagcctcacCACTGTCCTCACTGTGAGGAGAGTTTCCCATTCCCATCATATCTTGAAAGACACCTACGTAAACattctggagagaagccttattcctgctctgactgtgggatgaGTTTCTCTCAACTGAGTGGCTTGAATGtgcaccagcgaacacacactggagagaagcctcacCGCTGTCCTCACTGTGAGGAGAGTTTCCCATTCCCATCATATCTTGAAAGACACCTGCGAAAACattctggagagaagccttattccTGCTCGGTCTGTGGGATGAGTTTCTCGCAACTGAGTGGCTTGAATGtgcaccagcgaacacacactggagagaagcctcacCGCTGTCCTCACTGTGAGAAGAGTTTCCCATTCCCATCGTATCTTGAAATACACCTGCGGAAACattctggagagaagccttattcctgctctgactgtgggaaatgcttcacaacatcaagtCATCTAACCTCTCATCGGATaactcacacaggggagaagccttactcctgctctgactgtgggaagagtttcccATTCCCATCATATCTTGAAAGACACCTGCGGAAACattctggagagaagccttactgctgctctgactgtgggaaatgcTTCACCACATCACGCAATCTAACACTTCATCAGAgtgcacacaggggagaagccttactaATGATCTGA